AGAGAAGCATAAGCCGGAACCGTTTCAATCACGCCGTAAAGGTCTGCTTCCCGAATGAGCTGATCCATGGCGGTAACGACCGTAAGAATCTGAGGCGAAATGACCTGCTCAAATTCAATTAATATTGAATTATCGGTTAATGTCTTATATTGAGGACTTATTTTTGGCACTTGTTTTTTATTATTGCAGAAAATAAACCTAAAATGGATATCAGCAACTTCCTCCGCAATGCTACGAAAAAACACGGACTCACCGAAGGCATCGAAGCCGGAAAAAAGAAAGTCATCGCCCAAATGATCCAAAAAGGATTTTCTATCCAGGAGATTCAAAAAATGTCGGGCCTGCCACTCGATTACATCACCGGTATTGAAAAGGAGTTGAACGCAGCCCCACCAAAAGACGGTTTGATGGATAAATCATAACAGCCTCTATTCACCCTACCTCAAAACCTTCATGCTCAAGGCTTGTCCTTAACGCCCTGGCTACTTCAGCCGCTTCTGGCTGATCTCCGTGAATACAAACCGTATCTGCCGTAACATTCTTTAAATTGCCGGTTACCGTTTTTACCTTTCCTGAAGACAGCATCCGGTTAATGTGTTCAAACATCTCCTGTTTATCTGTGATCAGCGCCTCCTTTTCTTGCCGGCTCACCAGGGAGAGGTCATCATTGTAATTCCGGTCGGCAAAAACCTCATTGGCATAGGGTAGATTTTCTTTCGCAGCGCATTTTGCCATGGCAGATTCAGGGGGGCCGTAAAGCACAAGCGTTTTGTCGATGGAAAGGATGGCTTGCACTATGATGGCAGCCATGGATTCGTCCCGGGCGGCCATGTTGTACAAGGCCCCATGGGGTTTCACATGATGCAGTTTTCCTCCCGTGGCCTCAGTCATGCCTTTAATCGCCGAAACCTGGTATTTTATCAAAGCAGAAAGTTCCGCAGCAGTAAGGAACATTTCCCGTCTTCCAAACCCATGCATATCATAAAAGGCCGGATGAGCCCCGATTTTAACGCCATTTTGTAGTGCAAATTCAATGGTATGCTGGATGGTCAGGGGATCGCCTCCATGATATCCACAGGCAATATTACAGGAGGAGATATATTTCATGACTTCCGCATCGTTCCCAATCCGAAAGTGACCGAAACTTTCCCCCATGTCGCAGTTTAAGTCTATTTTCATAAATTAAAGATATCCCAAAACCGACAAAATGCTCTTCGCACTCAGGAAAAGGGTCACCAGGATGATGATGCCGGCGAAAATATTTTGTCGCAAATTATTTTTGTAACTACCGAGTAATGAAGCCCTGTTGACCATCCAAACCAGGAAAATGGCGATAAAAGGCAATAGTATTCCATTGGCCATTTGAGCAAATTTAATCACATGAATGGGCTTGAATCCCAACAAAGAAAACAGGACACCGATGAAAAGAATGAGACCTCCTGTCAATTTGAATTTCCATTCTTTCAAATCCGGCTTAAACCCAAAAATACCCGCCGCCACATACGAAGCAGCCAAAGGAGCTGTTATCGCAGAAGAGATCCCCGCCGCAAATAATCCACCGGCCATAAAGTATTTGGCCCATCGCCCCA
This sequence is a window from Lewinellaceae bacterium. Protein-coding genes within it:
- a CDS encoding LamB/YcsF family protein, coding for MKIDLNCDMGESFGHFRIGNDAEVMKYISSCNIACGYHGGDPLTIQHTIEFALQNGVKIGAHPAFYDMHGFGRREMFLTAAELSALIKYQVSAIKGMTEATGGKLHHVKPHGALYNMAARDESMAAIIVQAILSIDKTLVLYGPPESAMAKCAAKENLPYANEVFADRNYNDDLSLVSRQEKEALITDKQEMFEHINRMLSSGKVKTVTGNLKNVTADTVCIHGDQPEAAEVARALRTSLEHEGFEVG